A genomic region of Pyramidobacter piscolens W5455 contains the following coding sequences:
- a CDS encoding LysR family transcriptional regulator — MTTGQEMFLLAAQELNFSRAAKRAFVTPQCLSDHIRRLEERHGVKLFHRRPRLELTREGQTLLDYLSRIAQLEENMALEMEDVSAGMRGTVRLGIPLTRGRIFIPRIMPEFQRRFPRVDVKITLRDTRDLQRMTVEGKLDLFVGVGAEHSPLFRFAPIAEESLYLVVPEPQLRRIFPDHDGSAAAGLRRRADLAPFADVPFVQGNDMSTTTLLVRELWQKSGLKPNLHVEVSNFDIMLDLCRQCGCATICSRGQLHRLKEQKRREKSEGRLRVFPLRDKNRLTVELVTPRSARPAKFISALGQMLVEVMKSEDAALEQWLRDRVPGAKSEKTALPQE, encoded by the coding sequence ATGACCACAGGACAGGAAATGTTTTTGCTGGCGGCTCAGGAGCTGAATTTTTCCCGCGCCGCCAAAAGGGCCTTCGTCACGCCGCAGTGCCTGAGCGACCACATCCGGCGGCTCGAAGAGCGGCACGGCGTGAAACTTTTCCATCGCCGTCCCCGGCTCGAGCTGACGCGCGAAGGCCAGACGCTCTTGGATTACCTGAGCCGGATCGCTCAGCTGGAAGAGAACATGGCGCTCGAGATGGAAGACGTCAGCGCGGGCATGCGCGGCACCGTCCGCCTCGGCATTCCCCTTACGCGCGGGCGCATCTTCATTCCCCGGATCATGCCCGAATTCCAGCGCCGTTTTCCCCGCGTCGACGTGAAGATCACGCTTCGCGACACCCGCGACCTGCAGAGGATGACGGTCGAGGGCAAGCTCGACCTGTTCGTCGGCGTCGGCGCCGAACACAGCCCGCTGTTCCGGTTCGCGCCGATCGCCGAAGAATCGCTCTACCTCGTCGTTCCCGAACCGCAGCTTCGACGCATTTTTCCCGATCACGACGGGTCCGCGGCGGCGGGACTCCGCCGCCGCGCCGACCTGGCGCCGTTCGCCGACGTTCCCTTCGTTCAGGGCAACGACATGAGCACGACGACGCTGCTCGTGCGCGAGCTCTGGCAGAAAAGCGGCCTCAAGCCGAATCTGCACGTCGAGGTGAGCAACTTCGACATCATGCTCGACCTCTGCCGACAGTGCGGCTGCGCGACCATCTGCTCCCGTGGCCAGCTGCACCGCCTGAAGGAACAAAAACGCCGCGAAAAATCGGAAGGACGCCTGCGCGTCTTCCCGCTCCGGGACAAAAACCGGCTTACCGTCGAGCTCGTCACGCCGCGCAGCGCCCGTCCCGCCAAGTTCATCAGCGCCCTCGGGCAAATGCTCGTCGAGGTCATGAAAAGCGAAGACGCCGCGCTCGAACAATGGCTGCGCGATCGCGTCCCGGGGGCAAAATCCGAAAAAACGGCTCTTCCCCAGGAATGA